A part of Lacinutrix sp. 5H-3-7-4 genomic DNA contains:
- a CDS encoding SDR family oxidoreductase, whose protein sequence is MTKYHTKNLSDFTFLVTGGAGFIGSNIVDYLLKNDAKRVVILDNFSTGHHKNINNLIKDSRCELIEGDIRDLETCKKSTIDVDYVLHQAALGSVPRSINDPLTSNEVNVSGFLNMLIAAKESKSVKRMVYAASSSTYGDSEGLPKVEDVIGKPLSPYAVTKYVNELYADVFYKTYGLETIGLRYFNVFGPKQDPEGAYAAVIPKFVGQFLNKENIVINGDGEHSRDFTFIENVIQANIKAALAEKPEAVNQVYNVAFGENTNLNELVDDIKSGLKNLNVDYSATIVKHGPDRVGDVKHSLADITKAKKLIDYNPLYSFKEGIKITTEWYYNEL, encoded by the coding sequence ATGACGAAATATCATACAAAAAACTTATCTGATTTCACATTTTTAGTAACAGGAGGAGCTGGGTTTATAGGAAGTAATATAGTAGATTATCTATTGAAAAATGATGCAAAAAGAGTTGTTATACTAGACAATTTTTCGACTGGTCATCATAAAAATATTAATAACCTCATAAAAGATTCTCGTTGTGAATTAATTGAAGGTGATATTAGAGATTTAGAAACTTGCAAAAAAAGTACGATAGATGTAGATTATGTTTTACATCAAGCCGCTTTAGGCTCTGTACCTCGTTCTATAAACGATCCATTAACCTCAAACGAAGTTAATGTTTCTGGTTTTCTTAATATGCTTATAGCTGCTAAGGAATCGAAAAGTGTCAAAAGAATGGTTTATGCTGCATCTTCAAGTACATATGGAGACAGTGAAGGATTACCTAAAGTAGAAGATGTGATTGGAAAACCGTTATCACCTTATGCAGTTACAAAATATGTGAATGAATTATATGCTGATGTTTTTTATAAAACATACGGTTTAGAAACTATAGGTCTTAGATACTTTAATGTATTTGGACCTAAGCAAGATCCAGAAGGTGCTTATGCGGCTGTAATTCCAAAATTTGTTGGACAATTTTTAAATAAAGAAAATATTGTTATAAATGGAGATGGAGAACATTCTAGAGATTTTACTTTTATTGAAAATGTAATTCAAGCTAACATTAAAGCAGCTCTTGCAGAGAAACCTGAGGCTGTAAATCAAGTTTACAATGTAGCATTTGGTGAAAACACAAACTTGAATGAATTGGTTGATGACATAAAATCAGGATTAAAAAATCTGAATGTAGATTATAGCGCAACAATTGTAAAACATGGTCCAGATAGAGTAGGAGATGTAAAACATTCTTTAGCAGATATTACTAAAGCAAAAAAATTAATAGATTATAATCCATTATATTCTTTTAAAGAAGGAATAAAAATAACAACAGAATGGTATTATAATGAATTATAA
- a CDS encoding O-antigen ligase has protein sequence MQGLNTIGYINEQGIRIRGPLNIGVLEQFKIILKIPLHVSRYYINENKISTFFIHKAYLSMGFLWSSILIINNVLFKENKKIIKCIGVVLILIFIFGVVYFTSIPNLISLLILPLFVIWKLNSKKNKIILFSIMVLAPIFIISLPSIQNRIFNNVRLKTDFDEAKNMITNMFSKTPQNNANIRVNVWSCAIHQFTKKPIFGYGIGSENEILKKCTNLNLNSHNYFLSLLISGGVIVLLAFIFFLVSSLGLAFITNNKIYVVFLILLCINLMAESMFIRIHGILFSSIFGSLLYRESLYLKANK, from the coding sequence ATGCAAGGTTTAAATACTATAGGTTATATAAATGAACAAGGAATAAGAATAAGAGGACCATTAAATATTGGAGTTTTAGAGCAGTTTAAAATTATATTAAAAATACCATTACATGTTTCTAGATACTACATTAATGAAAACAAAATTTCTACATTCTTTATTCATAAAGCTTATTTAAGTATGGGATTTCTTTGGAGTAGTATACTTATTATTAACAATGTTTTATTTAAGGAAAACAAAAAGATAATAAAGTGTATTGGAGTTGTTTTAATTTTGATCTTTATTTTTGGTGTAGTTTATTTTACGTCTATACCGAACTTAATAAGCTTATTAATTTTACCTCTTTTTGTAATTTGGAAACTAAATTCAAAAAAAAATAAAATCATATTGTTTTCAATTATGGTTTTAGCACCTATATTTATTATATCCCTACCAAGTATTCAAAATAGGATTTTCAATAATGTTAGGCTTAAAACAGATTTTGATGAAGCTAAAAATATGATTACTAATATGTTTTCTAAAACACCTCAAAATAATGCAAACATTAGAGTAAATGTTTGGAGTTGTGCTATACATCAATTTACTAAAAAGCCAATTTTTGGATACGGAATTGGATCTGAGAATGAAATTTTAAAAAAGTGTACTAATCTAAACTTAAATTCGCATAACTATTTTTTATCCCTTTTAATTTCTGGTGGAGTTATAGTATTATTAGCTTTTATATTTTTTTTAGTATCTAGTTTAGGATTAGCATTTATTACTAATAATAAAATCTATGTTGTATTCTTAATTTTATTATGTATAAACCTCATGGCAGAAAGTATGTTTATTAGAATACATGGTATTTTATTTAGCTCTATTTTTGGAAGTCTTCTATATAGAGAATCTTTATATTTAAAAGCTAACAAATAA
- a CDS encoding oligosaccharide flippase family protein: protein MVKSDFLKGISVLAGGTMVAQVVTFLATIYLTQLYLPDSFGLLSLGTSIISLCIPFATLRFDKAITIAENDKEIYNLIVLSFISNTFVSVAILIIGLIIYFFNLFTVIHYSLVFIIPFSVFLYGLINVFQMYFDKRTKFNVTSKSVIIDALSKSGIQFTLHNFFPFLGMLLGYVAALIISTSYYYYNTVSLVKKCKENISKKNLYTTAKKYDKFPKFYALSNILKSASHNICSFTFPLLFSLTILGNFSIAFKIVKLPAQLLSMAIRRAYCPKGASLYLTDKKALLRLYLKSTKVLIFISIIPFIIFQVFADDLFKMFFKESWWAAADYAKVILLYVLFNIINSLAHENMIIFGLQKKLLFIEILWLILSLILIFVASNLNSAYLAVVFYALVGVFMEIIVFTIQYKKIRSEL, encoded by the coding sequence GTGGTAAAGTCAGATTTTTTAAAAGGTATAAGCGTACTAGCTGGAGGCACAATGGTTGCACAAGTTGTTACTTTTTTAGCAACAATATATCTTACACAATTATATTTACCAGATAGTTTTGGTTTATTATCACTAGGGACATCTATAATAAGTCTATGTATACCATTTGCAACATTAAGATTTGATAAAGCAATAACAATTGCAGAGAATGATAAAGAAATTTATAACCTTATTGTATTATCTTTTATAAGCAACACATTTGTTTCTGTAGCGATACTAATTATTGGACTTATTATATATTTTTTTAATTTGTTTACCGTAATTCATTACTCTTTAGTATTTATAATTCCTTTTAGTGTTTTTCTTTATGGATTAATAAATGTTTTTCAAATGTATTTTGATAAACGTACAAAATTTAATGTCACTTCCAAGAGCGTTATTATCGATGCTTTATCAAAATCGGGAATACAATTTACTTTGCATAATTTTTTCCCTTTTTTAGGTATGCTTTTAGGTTATGTGGCTGCTCTAATTATCAGTACTTCCTATTATTATTACAACACTGTTTCTTTGGTGAAAAAATGTAAAGAAAATATAAGTAAAAAAAACCTATATACAACAGCAAAAAAATACGACAAGTTTCCTAAATTTTATGCGTTAAGTAATATCTTAAAATCGGCATCTCATAATATATGTTCCTTTACATTTCCTTTACTTTTTTCACTTACTATATTAGGTAATTTTAGTATTGCATTTAAAATTGTAAAATTACCAGCTCAATTGTTATCTATGGCTATAAGGAGAGCTTACTGCCCAAAAGGAGCTAGTTTATATTTAACAGATAAAAAAGCTTTGCTAAGACTATATTTAAAATCTACTAAGGTATTAATTTTTATATCTATAATACCTTTTATAATATTTCAAGTTTTTGCCGATGACTTATTTAAGATGTTCTTTAAGGAGAGTTGGTGGGCAGCAGCAGATTATGCTAAAGTTATTTTGTTATATGTCTTGTTTAATATAATAAATTCTTTAGCTCATGAGAATATGATTATTTTTGGATTACAAAAAAAACTATTATTTATTGAAATTTTATGGTTAATATTAAGTCTAATTCTAATATTTGTTGCCTCTAATTTAAATAGTGCATATTTAGCGGTTGTATTTTATGCTTTAGTTGGTGTTTTTATGGAAATTATTGTATTTACAATTCAATACAAAAAAATAAGAAGTGAGCTTTAA
- a CDS encoding O-antigen polymerase, with translation MKTTFKSINYLFVSCIGVLLTGIACYFTQLNITVLFSLITLICSYNIFKISIKRLNSFTFFFLLFFTLYTYAPIITVLFEIDNRKLFLDSTPDAACLYLFISTLGLFGMSIPYIINIKNFETNRALYLNKVKQFTLFTVIFVLLAALSEFINIYRAGGFGILKYGKAVYQAKTGGLFITLPSASLLKIGFFFLGLRMYLTYGNSFFRVFKNKLFLFIILISSPIILIYLSVGFRGHLLGVFIAYFVGYCYYLSIYKIKKKVLFFIFLGYSAMAILYGIRGQLKHYFTSGNWDRFEYYVFEQKSYLEYYNPANNEFGAPYMNYIKFYNDDDNKLLYGKSYFEGFLIPIPRVLLPFEKPKPITYIFKDRYFSSWNTSRISGSGFSFVMEAQWNFGILGSFFVYFLLGSFFWFLEYLRNRNKFILFLPLFYAMMLPLAQSIHRSSFGFLMANIIVITLLISVLVLLKKIIPNKIRKEF, from the coding sequence ATGAAAACTACATTTAAAAGTATAAATTATTTATTTGTATCATGTATTGGAGTACTGTTAACAGGTATTGCATGTTATTTTACGCAATTAAACATTACTGTATTATTTTCATTAATTACTTTAATTTGTAGTTATAATATTTTTAAAATATCTATTAAGCGCTTAAATAGTTTTACTTTTTTCTTTCTTCTTTTTTTTACTTTATATACTTATGCTCCTATAATAACTGTTTTATTTGAAATTGATAACAGAAAATTATTTTTAGATTCAACACCAGACGCCGCATGCTTATATTTATTTATTTCTACGCTTGGTTTGTTTGGTATGTCTATTCCATACATTATTAACATTAAAAATTTTGAAACTAATAGAGCGCTTTATTTAAATAAAGTAAAACAGTTTACATTGTTCACTGTTATATTTGTTTTATTAGCTGCTTTAAGCGAATTTATTAACATATATAGAGCAGGAGGATTTGGTATTTTAAAATATGGTAAAGCCGTATATCAAGCAAAAACAGGAGGACTTTTTATAACATTACCATCTGCTAGTTTATTAAAAATAGGTTTTTTCTTTTTAGGCTTACGTATGTATTTAACATATGGTAATAGTTTTTTTAGGGTGTTTAAAAACAAGTTGTTTTTATTTATAATACTGATATCTTCTCCTATTATTTTAATTTATTTAAGTGTTGGTTTTCGAGGTCATTTATTAGGAGTATTTATTGCTTATTTTGTAGGGTACTGTTATTATTTAAGTATTTATAAAATAAAGAAAAAAGTTTTGTTCTTTATTTTTTTAGGGTATTCTGCAATGGCAATATTATATGGTATTAGAGGTCAATTAAAACATTATTTTACTTCTGGAAATTGGGATAGGTTTGAATACTATGTTTTTGAACAAAAAAGTTATTTAGAATATTATAATCCTGCAAATAATGAGTTTGGTGCTCCTTATATGAATTATATAAAATTCTATAATGATGATGATAACAAATTACTTTATGGTAAAAGCTATTTTGAAGGGTTTTTAATTCCAATTCCAAGGGTGCTATTACCTTTTGAAAAACCAAAACCAATTACTTATATATTTAAAGATAGATATTTTTCTTCTTGGAATACTAGTAGAATATCAGGCTCTGGTTTTTCTTTTGTAATGGAAGCACAATGGAATTTTGGTATTTTAGGTTCGTTTTTTGTTTACTTTTTATTAGGATCATTTTTTTGGTTTTTAGAGTATTTAAGAAATAGAAATAAATTTATTTTATTTCTACCTTTATTCTATGCAATGATGCTGCCTTTAGCACAATCAATACATAGGTCTTCGTTTGGATTTTTAATGGCAAATATTATTGTTATAACTTTGTTAATTTCTGTATTGGTTTTATTAAAGAAAATTATACCAAATAAAATAAGAAAAGAATTTTGA
- a CDS encoding DapH/DapD/GlmU-related protein gives MKLILKKIKNLFILYTKGGVAYAKHLGVNVGKRCRIYTSSFGSEPFLITIGNDVTITSGVKLITHDGSTWLMRDEKGRRYKFQKIEIGNSVFIGVNSIIMPGVRIDNNVIVAAGSVVTKSVPSGSIVAGVPAKVVGNYFTLKEQILNNCISDQEMDYSKNYKDRILDVTGTTFKKYL, from the coding sequence TTGAAATTGATTTTAAAAAAAATAAAAAACCTATTTATTCTATATACTAAAGGAGGAGTTGCTTACGCTAAGCATTTAGGAGTAAATGTAGGAAAAAGATGCCGAATATACACATCTAGTTTTGGTAGTGAACCTTTTTTAATTACTATAGGTAATGATGTTACAATAACATCAGGAGTTAAATTAATTACTCATGATGGTTCGACTTGGTTGATGAGAGATGAAAAAGGTAGGAGGTACAAATTTCAAAAAATAGAAATAGGTAATAGTGTTTTTATTGGTGTAAACAGTATAATAATGCCAGGTGTTAGAATAGACAATAATGTAATTGTCGCAGCGGGTTCTGTTGTAACTAAATCTGTTCCATCAGGCTCAATTGTTGCTGGTGTTCCTGCAAAAGTTGTCGGTAATTATTTTACATTAAAAGAACAGATTTTAAATAATTGCATAAGTGATCAGGAAATGGATTATAGTAAAAACTATAAGGATAGAATTTTAGATGTAACAGGCACCACTTTTAAAAAATATTTATAA
- a CDS encoding glycosyltransferase — MKQKKITIILPSLKAGGAERVMSFVSQNLNRNKYNVTLLVLGYKADSVYNTDGVKTMFLNSSRLLYSLLEITKYIFKKKPNIIISSVTHVNLFMAVLSFVFYKINFVAREASVISTISEHSKSILANKYLIKFLYPRFKKIICQSEDMKEDLNLTYNLKKEKLVVINNPITKIYPVKQKNLSINDPVKFITVGRLSQEKGHERILKSLINIKYDFKYCIIGSGPLKNNLKALVAELNLIDKVTFIDYTNKVSEELSKADLFLQGSYVEGFPNAVLESCVVGTPVLAFNAPGGTKEIIKNNVTGYIVNSEQEWLDKIEDIEHLVNMDPFIVSEFVKNKFSEIHILKKYEFLLENLN; from the coding sequence TTGAAACAAAAGAAAATTACCATTATTTTACCTTCTTTAAAAGCAGGAGGAGCAGAAAGAGTTATGTCATTTGTTTCTCAAAATTTAAATAGAAACAAGTATAATGTAACGCTTCTAGTACTTGGTTATAAAGCAGATTCTGTTTACAATACCGATGGAGTTAAAACTATGTTTTTAAATAGTTCCAGGTTGTTATATTCTTTATTAGAAATTACTAAGTATATATTTAAAAAAAAACCTAATATTATTATTAGTTCTGTAACACATGTCAATTTATTTATGGCAGTTTTATCCTTTGTATTTTATAAAATAAATTTTGTTGCTAGAGAGGCTAGTGTCATTAGTACAATAAGTGAACATAGTAAATCTATTTTAGCCAATAAATATTTAATTAAGTTTTTATATCCAAGATTTAAAAAAATAATATGCCAATCAGAAGATATGAAGGAAGATTTAAATCTAACGTATAATCTTAAAAAAGAGAAGTTGGTAGTTATTAATAATCCCATAACAAAAATTTATCCTGTTAAACAAAAGAATTTATCTATAAATGATCCTGTTAAATTTATTACGGTTGGTCGCTTGAGTCAGGAAAAAGGACACGAAAGAATACTTAAAAGTTTAATAAATATAAAATATGATTTTAAGTATTGTATTATTGGTTCAGGACCTTTAAAAAACAATTTAAAAGCTTTAGTTGCAGAATTAAACTTAATAGATAAAGTAACTTTTATTGATTACACAAATAAAGTATCAGAAGAACTTAGTAAAGCAGACCTTTTTTTACAAGGTTCATATGTAGAGGGTTTTCCTAATGCGGTACTAGAAAGTTGTGTTGTTGGCACACCTGTTTTAGCATTTAATGCACCTGGCGGAACAAAAGAAATTATAAAGAATAATGTTACTGGGTATATAGTTAATTCTGAACAAGAATGGTTAGATAAAATTGAGGATATTGAACACTTAGTTAATATGGATCCATTTATTGTTAGTGAATTTGTTAAAAATAAATTTAGTGAAATTCATATTTTAAAAAAGTATGAGTTTCTTCTTGAAAACTTAAATTAA
- a CDS encoding glycosyltransferase, with the protein MRFVFLINRLTMGGAERVVVNLANKLIKNNHAVEIICLEKSDVAYNIDSKCKVHTLTNHEVNNGLLKYLFLIYQAYKLKRYISKNKIKVVQSHLYRANYVNVLSKKLFFSKHISQIINHSSCSRYKNSGIKGKLNLFLIKNLYSKSNVIVAISKMMKFEIEEITKRNDVLVINNPHELDVIKKKMHEEVHEFEFQDNKNYIICIGRLIPLKRNQDIINVIPKLNTNIELLFLGDGEEKEKLINLATDLKVKNRVHFLGTVSNPFKYICKSDFVVSCSETEGFPNVLIEAMVCKTIVISTDCVSGPREIIAPNTNFLDTINYPLNSFTKQDYGILYPVGDYFALKNAIVDVISNNYKTEIEEKAFKQAKKYDIENIILDYKSKLFNLN; encoded by the coding sequence ATGAGGTTTGTATTTCTAATAAATAGATTAACCATGGGTGGAGCTGAACGTGTAGTCGTTAACCTAGCAAATAAATTAATAAAAAACAATCATGCTGTAGAAATTATTTGTTTAGAGAAAAGTGATGTAGCATATAATATAGATTCAAAATGTAAAGTACACACTCTAACTAACCACGAAGTAAATAATGGACTTTTAAAGTATTTATTTTTGATATATCAAGCATATAAACTTAAAAGATATATTTCTAAAAATAAAATTAAAGTTGTTCAAAGTCATTTATATAGAGCAAACTATGTCAATGTTTTGTCAAAAAAACTTTTTTTTTCAAAACATATATCGCAAATAATTAATCATAGCTCTTGCTCCAGGTATAAAAATAGTGGGATAAAAGGGAAATTAAATTTATTTTTAATAAAAAATCTTTATTCAAAATCAAACGTTATTGTTGCAATTTCAAAAATGATGAAATTTGAAATTGAAGAGATTACAAAAAGAAATGATGTTTTAGTAATAAATAACCCTCATGAATTAGATGTAATTAAAAAGAAAATGCATGAGGAAGTTCATGAATTTGAATTTCAAGATAATAAAAATTACATAATATGTATTGGTCGTTTGATTCCTTTAAAAAGAAATCAAGATATAATAAATGTAATTCCTAAATTGAATACAAATATAGAATTATTGTTTTTAGGAGATGGTGAAGAGAAAGAAAAGCTTATTAATTTGGCTACTGATTTAAAGGTTAAAAACAGAGTTCATTTTTTAGGTACTGTAAGTAACCCTTTTAAATATATTTGTAAATCAGATTTTGTTGTTAGTTGTTCAGAAACAGAAGGGTTTCCAAATGTTTTAATAGAAGCTATGGTGTGTAAAACAATTGTTATATCCACAGATTGTGTAAGTGGACCAAGAGAAATTATAGCACCAAATACTAATTTTTTAGACACAATAAATTATCCACTTAATTCATTTACAAAACAAGATTATGGTATACTTTATCCTGTTGGAGATTATTTTGCCTTAAAAAATGCAATTGTTGATGTTATTTCAAATAATTATAAAACGGAAATTGAAGAAAAAGCATTTAAACAAGCAAAAAAATATGATATAGAAAACATCATTTTAGATTATAAATCAAAACTATTTAATTTAAATTAA
- a CDS encoding polysaccharide deacetylase family protein, giving the protein MNGNFIVSLDYELMWGVRDKKTISNYGENINNVSEIIHELLILFNKYNINATFSTVGFLFAKNKEELINYIPKQLPKYKNDNLSPYKGYIDKIGDDSSDSYHYALKDILKIKDCENHEISTHTFSHYYCLEEGQEYKDFKEDINSAIKIAEKEGIKINTIIFPRNQYNSKYDKILIEVGIKAYRGNENIWFYKEKNGEKDSMLRRMMRLIDTYINISGHNCYNIQSNDNNLLINLPSSRFLRPYNPKLKFLETFRLRRIKKSMTYAAKKGLVYHLWWHPHNFGSYKELNFQMLENILKHYKKLNENYDFQSSTMSSFLKV; this is encoded by the coding sequence ATGAATGGAAATTTTATTGTTTCTTTAGATTACGAGCTAATGTGGGGAGTTAGAGATAAAAAAACTATCTCTAATTATGGAGAAAATATAAATAATGTTAGTGAAATAATTCATGAGTTATTAATTCTATTTAATAAATATAATATTAATGCAACTTTTTCTACAGTTGGCTTTCTTTTCGCTAAGAATAAAGAAGAGCTAATAAATTACATACCTAAACAACTTCCAAAGTATAAAAATGATAATTTAAGTCCTTATAAGGGTTATATTGACAAAATTGGAGATGACTCTTCAGATTCTTATCATTATGCTTTAAAAGATATCTTAAAGATTAAAGATTGTGAAAATCATGAAATATCTACGCATACATTTTCACATTATTACTGTTTAGAAGAAGGTCAAGAATATAAAGATTTTAAAGAAGATATAAATAGTGCGATAAAAATTGCAGAAAAAGAAGGTATAAAAATAAATACAATTATATTCCCAAGAAATCAATATAATTCTAAATATGATAAAATTTTAATTGAAGTAGGAATAAAAGCCTATCGAGGCAATGAAAACATTTGGTTTTACAAAGAGAAAAATGGAGAAAAGGATTCAATGCTAAGAAGAATGATGAGACTAATAGATACTTACATTAATATATCTGGACATAATTGTTATAACATTCAAAGTAATGATAATAACCTATTAATAAACTTACCATCAAGTAGATTTTTAAGGCCATATAATCCAAAATTAAAATTCTTGGAGACATTTAGACTAAGACGAATTAAAAAAAGTATGACTTATGCAGCTAAAAAAGGTTTAGTTTACCATTTATGGTGGCATCCTCACAATTTTGGTTCCTATAAGGAGCTTAATTTTCAAATGCTTGAAAATATTTTAAAGCATTATAAAAAGTTGAATGAAAACTATGATTTTCAAAGTTCAACGATGTCTAGTTTTTTAAAAGTATAA
- a CDS encoding formyl transferase — protein MKILFLAKDSDSSKYMINAVKKDYAISKIVLESGVSKTKLLKRRIKKLGVFKVLGQLLFQLVVVKILKISSRARLKEIIERANFDNTELDSDKIIKVNSVNNKETINLIKLESPDVIVVNGTRILSTKVLESTNAIILNTHVGITPKYRGVHGGYWSLVNKDIENFGVTVHLIDKGIDTGDIIYQDRAYISSKDNFTTYPLIQLDKGISLMKKALLDIKNNNLQAFKRDLPSKLWSHPTIVEYFYNRIFKDVK, from the coding sequence ATGAAAATATTATTTTTAGCAAAAGATTCTGACTCTTCTAAATATATGATTAATGCAGTTAAAAAAGATTATGCAATATCTAAAATAGTATTAGAATCTGGGGTTAGTAAAACAAAGCTATTAAAAAGAAGAATAAAAAAATTAGGAGTATTTAAAGTTTTAGGACAATTATTATTTCAATTAGTAGTTGTTAAAATACTTAAAATCTCTAGTCGTGCTAGATTAAAAGAAATCATTGAAAGAGCTAATTTTGATAATACAGAATTAGATAGCGATAAAATTATTAAAGTAAATTCAGTAAATAATAAAGAGACTATTAATCTTATAAAACTAGAAAGTCCAGATGTTATAGTAGTAAATGGTACAAGAATTCTTTCTACCAAAGTATTGGAGTCTACTAATGCTATAATATTAAATACTCATGTAGGGATCACACCAAAATATAGAGGTGTGCATGGAGGTTATTGGTCTCTGGTTAATAAGGATATAGAAAACTTTGGTGTTACTGTGCATCTTATAGACAAAGGTATTGATACAGGTGATATTATATATCAGGATAGAGCTTATATATCTTCAAAAGATAATTTTACGACTTATCCACTTATTCAGCTTGATAAAGGTATATCTTTGATGAAAAAAGCACTTTTAGATATTAAAAATAATAATCTACAAGCTTTTAAAAGAGATTTGCCAAGTAAATTGTGGTCTCACCCTACAATTGTTGAATATTTTTATAACCGTATTTTTAAAGATGTAAAATAG
- a CDS encoding glycosyltransferase family 4 protein, protein MKKKLIRVTTIPLSLEKLLGGQMSFMKDFYKVKAVSSDKEKLEEVGKIEGVETHWIDLTRKITPIKDILAVWKMYNFLKKEKPHFIHSHTPKAGMVSMLAGKLAGVPNRLHTVAGLPLLESTGVKRIVLNIVEKITYSCASKVYPNSNALKNIIIANNLAKQNKLKVIGHGSSNGINLDYFNPENFTVQQIDTLKKQIGIKAGQFVYIFVGRIVKDKGINELIESFIKVNLENPNTKLLLVGPFESDLDPIKPENVIKIKENKNIIEVGYVNDVRPYFLISDLLVFPSYREGFPNVVMQAAAMGLPCIVSNINGCNEIIQQNSNGLIVPVKDVENLTLKMKELLLNEALYLKLKTNTRESIKDRYEQKFIWHEILNEYKQLDNV, encoded by the coding sequence ATGAAGAAAAAATTAATTAGAGTAACAACTATACCTCTATCTCTAGAAAAGCTTTTGGGAGGTCAAATGTCTTTCATGAAAGATTTTTATAAAGTGAAAGCAGTCTCTTCAGATAAAGAAAAGCTTGAAGAAGTCGGTAAGATAGAAGGTGTTGAAACACATTGGATAGATTTAACAAGAAAAATCACACCAATAAAAGACATATTAGCTGTTTGGAAAATGTATAATTTTCTAAAAAAAGAAAAACCGCATTTTATACATTCACATACTCCTAAAGCTGGAATGGTTTCAATGTTAGCAGGTAAGTTAGCAGGCGTTCCAAATCGTCTACATACCGTAGCAGGATTACCATTATTAGAAAGTACTGGTGTAAAAAGAATAGTTTTAAATATTGTAGAAAAAATAACCTATTCTTGCGCTAGTAAAGTTTACCCAAACTCTAATGCACTTAAAAATATTATTATAGCTAATAATTTAGCTAAGCAAAATAAACTTAAAGTTATTGGTCATGGAAGTTCAAATGGTATAAACCTAGATTACTTTAATCCTGAAAATTTTACTGTTCAACAGATTGATACTCTAAAAAAACAGATAGGTATAAAAGCAGGACAATTTGTTTATATATTTGTTGGTAGAATAGTTAAAGACAAAGGTATCAATGAATTAATAGAAAGTTTTATAAAGGTAAATTTAGAGAACCCTAATACCAAACTATTGTTAGTTGGACCATTCGAATCAGATCTAGATCCAATTAAACCAGAGAACGTTATAAAAATAAAAGAAAACAAAAACATTATAGAAGTAGGCTATGTAAATGATGTTAGACCATATTTCTTAATATCTGATTTATTAGTATTTCCAAGCTATAGAGAAGGGTTTCCAAATGTCGTGATGCAAGCAGCTGCTATGGGACTTCCTTGTATTGTAAGTAATATTAATGGATGTAATGAAATAATCCAACAAAATAGCAATGGTTTAATTGTACCTGTTAAAGATGTAGAAAATTTAACTCTTAAAATGAAAGAGTTACTTTTGAATGAAGCTCTATATTTGAAACTTAAAACAAATACTAGAGAGAGTATTAAAGATAGGTATGAACAAAAATTCATTTGGCATGAAATTTTAAATGAATACAAACAATTGGACAATGTATAA